The Montipora foliosa isolate CH-2021 chromosome 1, ASM3666993v2, whole genome shotgun sequence genome has a window encoding:
- the LOC138005371 gene encoding flap endonuclease GEN homolog 1-like produces MGVNQLWNILEPVKRSESLSSLRNKTLCVDLSCWICEARSAKGLKQNVSKPHLRNLFFRLLHLTRLGVKLVFVVDGEPPELKWEAILRRIQARNAGQNWRTKNSQKTVTGHGSGARVGRSHFDVWVRECRKLLELVGVPCIESKGEAEALCAWLDLHQIVDGCITNDGDAFLYGARTVYKDLCISGKDASVECYKMADVEAQLNLNRKTLVALAVLLGCDYLPQGVSGVGKEIAMKLIRSVDQDNLIDRFCEWTKSTCQDKDLPSVEKLVRSKALKDKNFPHHKVIQEFLAPKVVPQRVSLKIMNPELRGLQEFCLRNLDWPEEYTQSKVLPLITYWQMTSLLDYQSTTLVQPEKIVKARIQQKVECYEIEWQNVGLGETCPDSFVTVETRELVNKVYPEIEEEFKNAVAAKSLKKTKRKQAQKVSTSRCSESEIDSLSKQMKDLSVEQLPEDCFASSITAEKVPESAAKIWEEDSLQDIIDSILPSGGDHHCNSMESCASSEGLKDGNTGSDFDNDSDEEGRCDRQSSDDTKSVFKNVFKPPNFKINVKGNTDINPVFKSRDENHTGLDKKDSNNLESKVARVDSDLLHCMLERRENKECSCNHNASVTSHIRRKLDQKRISCSENYVVVDSSDEDDYSKEPCLEHSLKTKMTNNRLNGMNLSEIFGSSDLWCSDDDDEVLTSLEPDKPSSFLHSTSQLADSRNGNACLSRNTGVTETITSKFEVHCAKSTTKECNSNVLQEAVYVKPNTVSGKDKDCSPKVKKVTIRKRNPCKSFVKDSQTNTQCGGVNEANIVRSPEVLQKQESWKENNINYLFADEDLSVPLLERIRKNLSTRPRLTSKTSTTGL; encoded by the exons ATGGGCGTAAACCAGCTTTGGAACATATTGGAGCCAGTCAAGAGAAGCGAAAGTCTCTCTTCTCTCCGCAATAAGACGTTATGTGTTGATTTGAGTTGCTGGATTTGTGAGGCGCGGTCTGCGAAAGGACTAAAGCAGAACGTGAGCAAACCTCATCTAAGAAATCTTTTCTTCCGACTGCTTCATTTGACGCGGCTAGGAGTCAAACTTGTGTTTGTCGTGGATGGAGAACCTCCTGAATTAAAATGGGAAGCCATTTTGAGAAGAATTCAGGCTAGAAATGCCGGGCAAAATTGGCGAACAAAGAATTCGCAGAAAACTGTCACTGGCCATGGATCCGGAGCTCGGGTTGGGCGGTCACACTTTGATGTTTGGGTCCGAGAG TGTCGCAAGCTGTTGGAACTCGTTGGTGTGCCGTGTATTGAGAGCAAAGGTGAAGCAGAGGCTTTATGTGCCTGGCTGGATCTTCATCAG ATTGTAGATGGATGCATAACCAACGATGGTGATGCGTTTCTGTATGGAGCAAGAACTGTTTACAAAGATCTCTGTATCAGTGGCAAG GATGCGTCTGTGGAATgctacaaaatggcggatgtagAGGCTCAGCTTA ATCTCAACAGGAAGACACTGGTTGCTCTTGCAGTACTGTTAGGTTGTGACTACCTTCCTCAAGGAGTGTCTGGAGTTGGGAAAGAAATTGCCATGAAGTTGATTAGGAGTGTCGATCAAGACAACTTAATTGACAg GTTTTGTGAATGGACAAAGAGCACATGTCAAGATAAAGACCTTCCAAGTGTGGAGAAACTTGTTAGAAG CAAAGCTCTTAAAGACAAGAATTTTCCTCATCATAAG GTTATTCAAGAGTTTTTGGCTCCTAAAGTTGTTCCTCAACGAGTTTCTCTCAAGATCATGAATCCAGAACTAAGGGGACTGCAG gaattttgttTGAGGAATTTAGACTGGCCAGAGGAATACACCCAAAGCAAG gTTTTACCATTGATCACTTACTGGCAAATGACATCATTATTGGATTACCAGTCAACCACTTTGGTTCAACCAGAGAA AATAGTGAAAGCTCGAATCCAGCAGAAGGTGGAATGCTATGAAATTGAGTGGCAAAATGTAGGATTAGGTGAAACATGTCCTGATTCTTTTGTTACTGTTGAAACAAGAGAA CTTGTTAATAAAGTTTATCCTGAAATTGAAGAGGAATTCAAAAATGCAGTGGCTGCAAAATCACTGAAAAAGACAA AGAGGAAGCAAGCTCAAAAGGTGTCAACTTCCCGTTGCTCTGAAAGTGAAATTGACTCACTGTCGAAACAAATGAAAGATTTAAGTGTGGAGCAACTGCCTGAAGATTGCTTTGCATCTTCAATCACGGCTGAAAAAGTACCTGAATCAGCTGCCAAGATTTGGGAAGAAGACTCACTGCAGGACATCATTGATTCTATATTGCCATCCGGTGGTGATCACCATTGTAATTCCATGGAAAGCTGTGCTTCCTCTGAAGGACTAAAAGACGGTAATACTGGCAGTGATTTTGACAATGATAGTGATGAAGAAGGCAGATGTGACCGTCAAAGTTCTGATGATACTAAAAGTGtctttaaaaatgttttcaagcCCCCTAACTTTAAGATAAACGTTAAGGGGAACACCGACATTAACCCGGTGTTCAAGTCAAGGGATGAAAACCATACTGGCCTTGATAAAAAGGATTCTAATAATTTGGAGTCAAAGGTTGCAAGAGTTGATTCGGACCTATTACATTGCATGCttgaaagaagagaaaataagGAGTGCAGTTGTAATCATAATGCCTCAGTTACATCGCATATAAGGAGGAAACTGGATCAGAAACGTATCTCATGCAGTGAAAATTATGTTGTTGTTGATTCAAGTGATGAGGATGATTATTCTAAGGAGCCTTGTTTGGAACACAGTTTGAAAACAAAGATGACAAACAACCGACTGAATGGTATGAACCTGTCTGAGATCTTTGGGTCCAGTGACCTTTGGtgtagtgatgatgatgatgaagtgcTTACCAGCCTTGAGCCTGATAAACCTTCATCATTTCTGCATTCCACTTCACAGTTGGCAGATTCCAGGAATGGAAATGCATGTTTGTCACGCAACACTGGTGTCACTGAAACCATAACCTCCAAATTTGAAGTGCATTGTGCTAAAAGTACAACAAAAGAATGCAACTCAAATGTATTACAAGAGGCAGTTTACGTGAAACCTAACACCGTTTCAGGTAAAGATAAAGATTGCAGCCCCAAAGTTAAAAAAGTGAccataagaaaaagaaaccctTGCAAATCATTTGTAAAGGATTCTCAAACAAACACACAATGTGGTGGTGTAAATGAAGCAAACATTGTGAGAAGCCCTGAAGTGCTTCAAAAACAAGAATCGTGGAAAGAGAAtaacattaattatttatttgctgatgaagACCTGTCTGTGCCACTGCTTGAGAGAATTAGGAAGAATCTCAGCACAAGACCAAGGCTCACTTCAAAAACTTCCACCACTGGTTTATGA
- the LOC138005386 gene encoding progestin and adipoQ receptor family member 3-like: protein MEFNERGFETNTKNPFLRESKSIKLLDYHDIPYFLRGNPYVTHGYRAFLPFRMCIKSLFVLSNESINIWSHLVGFFYFFYLLLVDTFVTIPENDGTFSDYVVLSLLLAGYMTSMLFSAFYHLFCCHSERIFHLWLSLDLAGISLGLCACYVPAIYYGFYCHKVWQVLHLTCAGFLTFASLALQFHPAFLTSRWASRRLLMFCSLVAYGIAPTVHWVLLLGGWNDYIVKLLFPKVVVMYLLGIIAVGFYALKIPERWFPGKVNFVGASHQWWHLLIVLAYSWWHHFNVVYMKDRLMTSSHQCGVGDDPNETIDPFLSSL from the exons ATGGAGTTCAACGAAAGAGGGTTTGAAACGAACACAAAAAATCCTTTCCTTCGGGAATCAAAGTCTATCAAACTCCTCGATTACCATGACATACCGTATTTCCTCCGTGGAAATCCGTATGTAACCCACGGATATAGGGCATTCTTGCCCTTCAGGATGTGCATAAAAAG tttgtttgttctttccAATGAATCTATTAATATCTGGTCACATTTGGTTGGCTTTTTCTACTTCTTTTATCTCCTTCTTGTGGATACTTTTGTCACCATTCCAGAAAATGATGGGACATTCTCTGATTACGTTGTGCTATCACTGCTACTCGCAGGTTATATG aCTTCCATGTTATTTTCTGctttttaccatttgttttgttgtcaCTCTGAGAGAATTTTCCACTTGTGGCTGTCACTGGATCTAGCTGGTATCTCCCTTGGATTATGTGCTTGCTATGTTCCTGCAATATACTATGGATTCTATTGCCACAAG GTCTGGCAAGTCTTGCATCTAACTTGTGCAGGTTTCCTAACTTTTGCTTCACTAGCACTTCAATTTCACCCTGCCTTCTTAACATCTAGATGGGCGTCAAGAAGACTGTTAATGTTCTGTAGCCTTGTTGCATATGGTATTGCACCCACTGTGCATTGGGTTTTATTACTTGGGGGATGGAATGACTACATTGTCAAG ctccTTTTTCCAAAGGTGGTTGTTATGTATTTGCTTGGAATAATTGCTGTAGGATTTTATGCTTTAAAAATACCAGAAAGATGGTTCCCAG GTAAAGTGAATTTTGTGGGTGCCAGTCACCAATGGTGGCACTTACTTATTGTACTGGCTTATAGCTGGTGGCACCATTTCAATGTTGTCTACATGAAGGATAGACTGATGACGTCCAGTCACCAGTGCGGTGTCGGAGATGACCCTAATGAAACAATCGATCCTTTTTTGTCAAGTTTGTAA